In Leptospira sp. WS58.C1, a single genomic region encodes these proteins:
- a CDS encoding SDR family NAD(P)-dependent oxidoreductase — MSRLSGKNILITGASGGFGKELTKQLLKKGANLVLTDMKAPETKPEFYLENSKPVPGKILGSFAADLSSESGCEKAYKAAIKIQPKIDILVNNAGLAFGGRLLDVPMDKWKLILDVNLYAPIYLSRLFLPAMLERKYGQIVNLSSCAGITAPGELVYYSVSKFGIRALGEALDSGYRHQGIYTTNVYPFFANTNILHSQQFGTDKPKVVPPLIVDSPQMVVRAIVRGIEKKKMHVFPGFTAKLLRFLTRLSPGFLRGMERLGQKFS; from the coding sequence ATGAGCAGATTAAGCGGGAAAAATATTTTAATCACCGGAGCAAGCGGTGGTTTTGGGAAAGAATTAACCAAACAACTGTTAAAGAAAGGCGCCAATCTAGTGCTTACGGATATGAAAGCGCCTGAAACAAAACCTGAATTCTATTTGGAAAATTCCAAACCTGTACCCGGTAAAATACTCGGAAGTTTTGCTGCGGATTTAAGCAGCGAATCAGGTTGCGAAAAAGCTTATAAAGCAGCGATCAAGATCCAACCTAAGATAGATATATTAGTCAATAACGCAGGTTTGGCTTTCGGCGGAAGATTACTGGATGTTCCTATGGACAAATGGAAATTGATCTTGGACGTGAACTTATACGCTCCAATCTATCTTTCTCGTTTATTCTTACCTGCAATGTTGGAAAGAAAATACGGACAGATCGTAAATCTATCTTCCTGTGCCGGGATCACTGCCCCCGGTGAATTGGTATATTATTCCGTATCCAAATTCGGGATCAGGGCCTTGGGAGAAGCGTTGGATTCCGGTTATAGACACCAGGGGATATATACGACTAACGTGTATCCTTTTTTTGCAAATACAAACATACTACATTCTCAGCAATTCGGAACGGATAAACCTAAAGTAGTTCCTCCTTTGATCGTAGACAGTCCGCAGATGGTGGTTCGAGCCATAGTGAGAGGGATTGAAAAAAAGAAGATGCATGTCTTCCCGGGTTTTACCGCGAAGTTACTGCGCTTTTTGACGAGACTGTCTCCCGGTTTTTTAAGAGGAATGGAAAGACTCGGACAAAAATTTTCTTAA
- a CDS encoding adenylate/guanylate cyclase domain-containing protein, which yields MQEGIAKNQILEVPLTGTMSAYARRFPEERSNLSEWMDEIHTKGIQEVVFWGTKSEASAWKNSQVFRDLVKKLQDDKIRLSTMDGTKFRSSPDSARKLDRFLRSHLGSVLVCYSENESDAFVKLIQEILSGKKEESTKVYTPYSPNITSEKPQKEKQEPPKNHGEDFKASRITIRVKLLAIVTAIVVVSMGLMIGLATTLFRNYTVSLIQEYNLSLARLTGLQVGLRIKELSAKSSEFTDKWNIRPSKGSDSKKIAPPAFISGFFSTHPKILAWGKYEQGESTLVFNPRFVRDLRKEEDEIRGLWVSIPKEDKEKYFASEFEATRLENISSKFGFPAVLFIEKDVSGKGYGFFLISPQDLWESARSALQTELFAIWVVDSRGRLVAHTEESETVSAKDYSKNPLVQFLLRSPADNGSQTSIFEGKETLGSFQQLEDGNLAVVSSIEADKAFEAVYKIRRQNFYILISVLSLAFLVVFLFSRTLTVPLINLLSATRQIERGNYKVGIKPVTRDEVGVLTNSFLKMAHGLEEREKIKDTFGKFVNKEIAERALAGDMPLGGVTKDVTVFFSDLRNFTGMSEKLKPSEVVDFLNAYFTEMVECIYLTEGIVDKFIGDAIMAHWGALYTDENDARNAINSALLMRNALLEFNRIGNEIGRPQARFGCGINTGPVVVGQIGSEKKLEFTVIGDAVNLASRIEYLTKDFGTDILVSETSYEKVKDHYKFESLPPVWIRGKEKPQRLYAVLGWLEDPDCPKNIEELRKICGIPEPDSPSKAIAD from the coding sequence ATGCAAGAGGGAATCGCGAAAAATCAAATTTTAGAAGTTCCTCTCACGGGCACTATGTCCGCCTACGCTAGACGATTCCCGGAAGAAAGATCAAATCTTTCCGAATGGATGGACGAGATCCATACAAAAGGCATCCAAGAGGTAGTTTTTTGGGGAACGAAATCGGAGGCGAGCGCTTGGAAAAATAGCCAAGTCTTCAGAGATCTTGTAAAAAAACTCCAAGATGATAAGATCCGTCTCTCTACGATGGATGGGACAAAGTTCCGTTCTTCACCGGACTCAGCCCGAAAACTGGATCGTTTTCTTAGGTCTCATTTGGGCTCCGTACTGGTTTGTTATTCCGAAAACGAATCCGATGCATTCGTAAAATTGATCCAAGAGATACTTTCCGGCAAAAAGGAAGAATCTACCAAAGTATATACACCATATTCTCCTAATATAACTTCCGAAAAACCGCAAAAAGAAAAACAAGAACCGCCTAAAAACCATGGGGAGGATTTTAAGGCATCTAGGATCACTATTCGAGTGAAACTTCTTGCGATCGTTACCGCGATCGTAGTGGTGAGTATGGGATTAATGATCGGACTCGCTACCACTCTGTTCCGAAATTATACCGTATCACTTATTCAAGAGTATAACTTGAGTTTGGCGAGATTGACAGGACTTCAGGTCGGTCTTCGGATCAAAGAACTTTCCGCCAAATCATCCGAGTTTACGGATAAATGGAATATTCGTCCTTCCAAGGGATCTGATTCTAAGAAGATCGCTCCGCCTGCTTTCATCTCGGGATTTTTTTCCACTCATCCTAAAATTCTAGCCTGGGGGAAATACGAACAAGGAGAATCTACGCTTGTTTTTAATCCAAGGTTCGTCCGAGATCTTAGAAAAGAAGAAGATGAGATCCGCGGTTTATGGGTCTCGATCCCGAAAGAAGATAAGGAGAAATATTTTGCTTCCGAATTCGAGGCCACTCGGTTGGAAAATATCAGTTCTAAATTCGGTTTCCCTGCGGTTCTATTTATCGAAAAAGACGTTTCGGGAAAAGGGTATGGTTTCTTCTTAATTTCTCCCCAAGATCTTTGGGAATCAGCGAGATCCGCTTTACAGACCGAACTATTTGCGATCTGGGTTGTGGACTCCAGAGGAAGATTAGTCGCTCATACGGAAGAATCCGAAACGGTTTCCGCAAAAGATTATTCTAAAAATCCTTTGGTTCAATTTTTATTAAGGAGTCCCGCGGATAACGGATCCCAAACTTCTATCTTCGAAGGAAAGGAAACCTTAGGATCTTTCCAACAATTGGAAGACGGTAACCTCGCAGTTGTATCTTCCATCGAAGCTGACAAAGCATTCGAAGCGGTGTATAAGATCAGAAGGCAGAATTTTTATATTCTGATCTCCGTCTTAAGCCTCGCATTCTTAGTGGTATTTCTATTCTCCCGAACTCTAACTGTTCCTTTGATCAATCTACTGAGTGCGACTAGGCAGATCGAACGAGGAAATTATAAAGTTGGGATCAAACCGGTAACCAGAGACGAGGTCGGAGTTCTAACAAATTCATTCCTCAAGATGGCCCATGGATTGGAAGAAAGAGAGAAGATCAAAGACACTTTCGGAAAATTTGTGAATAAGGAAATCGCAGAAAGGGCACTGGCGGGAGATATGCCCTTAGGCGGGGTTACTAAAGATGTTACCGTATTTTTCTCCGATTTAAGAAACTTCACCGGGATGTCCGAAAAATTAAAACCTAGCGAGGTGGTCGACTTCCTAAACGCATACTTCACAGAAATGGTGGAATGTATCTATCTTACGGAAGGGATCGTAGATAAGTTCATCGGGGACGCGATCATGGCCCACTGGGGCGCATTGTATACGGATGAGAATGATGCAAGGAACGCGATCAACTCGGCACTTCTGATGAGAAACGCATTGTTGGAGTTCAATCGGATCGGTAACGAGATAGGAAGACCCCAGGCAAGATTCGGATGCGGGATCAATACGGGACCGGTGGTGGTAGGGCAGATCGGCTCGGAAAAAAAATTGGAGTTCACGGTCATCGGCGACGCCGTCAATCTCGCTTCTCGTATAGAATATTTAACCAAAGATTTCGGGACGGATATATTAGTCTCTGAAACATCGTATGAAAAAGTAAAAGATCACTATAAATTCGAATCACTTCCTCCGGTTTGGATCCGAGGAAAAGAAAAACCCCAACGACTCTATGCCGTATTGGGCTGGTTGGAAGATCCGGACTGTCCTAAAAATATAGAAGAACTCCGTAAGATTTGCGGGATACCGGAGCCTGATTCTCCTTCCAAGGCGATTGCGGATTAA
- a CDS encoding class I SAM-dependent methyltransferase codes for MKHLEMFSNRLTRMSKHWKKWARRRGITCFRVYDRDIPQVPISIDLYENYCLVSEYLNSYPMSEDERESERNSIRNFIIEILQLAPENLFWKTRERKKGNLQYEKFDTQEKSIQVNEGGLKFKVNLSDYLDTGLFLDHRTTRDLFRKEASGKNILNLYSYTGAFSVYAADGGAKKITSVDLSQKYLDWSKENFELNGFSPEEHEFIREDITEWLKRERTNPKRTQYDLIVVDPPTFSNSKKMKDIFDVQRDYSFLLNSIYRDFSAPGAILFFSTNFRKFKLDTDELLWEDIQDITKQTHPEDFRNEKIRFVWKMRK; via the coding sequence ATGAAACATTTAGAAATGTTCTCCAATCGTTTGACCAGGATGTCCAAACATTGGAAAAAATGGGCGAGGAGAAGGGGGATCACTTGTTTTCGGGTCTATGATCGCGATATTCCTCAGGTCCCGATCTCAATCGACTTATACGAAAATTACTGCCTAGTTTCCGAATACTTGAATTCCTATCCGATGTCAGAAGATGAGAGAGAATCGGAACGAAATTCCATCCGCAATTTTATAATCGAAATTCTTCAACTTGCTCCTGAAAATTTGTTTTGGAAAACCAGAGAACGAAAAAAGGGCAATCTCCAATATGAAAAGTTCGACACTCAAGAAAAATCCATCCAAGTAAATGAAGGCGGATTGAAGTTCAAGGTCAATCTAAGCGATTATTTGGATACGGGCCTTTTTTTGGATCACAGAACGACTCGCGATCTTTTCAGAAAAGAGGCCTCCGGGAAGAATATATTAAATTTATATTCTTATACCGGTGCGTTCTCCGTTTATGCTGCTGACGGCGGCGCGAAAAAAATCACAAGTGTGGACCTCTCCCAAAAATATCTGGATTGGTCCAAGGAAAACTTTGAACTAAACGGATTTTCTCCCGAAGAACATGAGTTTATCAGAGAAGATATTACGGAATGGCTGAAGAGAGAAAGAACCAATCCTAAAAGAACTCAATACGATCTTATCGTGGTAGATCCTCCTACATTCTCTAATAGTAAAAAGATGAAGGATATATTCGATGTGCAAAGAGATTATTCTTTTTTATTGAATTCTATCTATAGGGATTTTTCCGCACCTGGTGCGATCCTTTTTTTCTCCACGAATTTTAGAAAATTCAAATTGGATACGGATGAACTTCTTTGGGAAGATATTCAGGATATTACGAAACAAACTCATCCGGAAGATTTTCGGAATGAGAAGATCCGGTTTGTCTGGAAGATGAGAAAGTAG
- a CDS encoding metal-dependent hydrolase, which translates to MSSEILQDKDFHFYPVRKPKFEFSENGTSKHWMDGSAYKTHILNTWTLFFPDGERFFIRSIQKFLPNIKDPRVLRNAKAFMGQEAQHAGEHKKTWKILEDQGFKIKTFTDFVNSFFVNFVEKIMSAKSCLAATAGAEHYTSLVATIGLQIKALDQAESEMKRLWEWHAAEEIEHKSAAYDVFLDISGNYFRRMITFLGVTIVFWAATFIGAEILLWQEGLTFKWKTRKDAFRFIFIDEKVFFHAAGAFFRYFRPGFHPEQEDNLELSRVIFESPEHKYKEIA; encoded by the coding sequence ATGAGCAGCGAAATTTTACAGGATAAGGATTTTCATTTTTATCCGGTCAGAAAACCTAAATTCGAATTTAGCGAGAACGGCACGAGCAAACATTGGATGGACGGTTCAGCATATAAAACCCATATTCTGAATACCTGGACATTGTTTTTCCCGGACGGAGAAAGATTTTTTATTAGAAGTATACAAAAATTTCTACCAAATATTAAGGATCCAAGAGTCCTTAGGAACGCAAAAGCATTTATGGGCCAAGAAGCGCAACATGCGGGAGAACATAAAAAGACCTGGAAAATACTGGAAGACCAAGGCTTTAAGATCAAAACATTCACCGATTTTGTGAATTCTTTCTTCGTAAATTTCGTGGAAAAGATCATGTCAGCTAAGTCTTGTTTGGCGGCGACAGCCGGGGCGGAGCATTATACTTCTCTGGTAGCGACGATAGGCTTGCAGATCAAGGCCTTAGACCAAGCGGAATCCGAAATGAAACGCCTTTGGGAATGGCATGCAGCGGAAGAGATAGAACACAAATCTGCGGCTTACGATGTATTCTTGGATATCAGCGGAAATTATTTCAGAAGAATGATCACTTTCCTCGGAGTGACTATCGTGTTCTGGGCGGCAACATTTATAGGTGCGGAAATCCTTCTCTGGCAAGAGGGACTTACTTTTAAATGGAAAACCAGAAAAGATGCTTTCCGTTTTATCTTTATAGACGAAAAGGTCTTCTTTCATGCGGCGGGTGCATTCTTCAGATACTTCCGTCCCGGGTTTCATCCGGAACAAGAAGATAATCTGGAATTGAGTAGAGTGATCTTCGAATCCCCAGAGCATAAATACAAGGAAATTGCATGA
- a CDS encoding alpha/beta fold hydrolase — protein MAATQLENGVKKEKAEVWTETFVQNGDVSLYVKYNHTAKERPNRPTVLFVHGYPDDHRVWSYQMESLKEDYNVAALDLRGSGKSDKPKKQKAYNVRRIFEDLEAVIRFIGNDKPVHLVAHDWGSLISWAFVADEQRSVWIKSYTAMGGPHPVLGKRSAFQMAFSGNPISLYKALSQLKRSWYILYFQIPFVPEWIWRTFSKFFWKYTMNSGGVPKNDILRNKSKEEIVATTVSNVNLYRELLRGETYPEPKHIKVPVQVLIPLKDFAIRPELYRLHERICDSYREYTYDSNHWIQRTIPDVVSEKIREFVWEIG, from the coding sequence ATGGCGGCTACCCAACTGGAAAATGGAGTAAAAAAGGAAAAGGCGGAAGTTTGGACGGAAACCTTCGTTCAGAACGGTGATGTTTCTTTGTATGTAAAATACAATCATACAGCCAAAGAAAGACCGAACAGGCCGACCGTCTTATTCGTTCATGGATATCCGGACGATCATAGGGTCTGGTCCTACCAGATGGAATCCTTAAAAGAGGATTATAATGTAGCCGCTCTCGATCTCAGAGGTTCCGGAAAATCGGATAAGCCCAAAAAACAAAAAGCATATAATGTTCGTAGAATATTCGAAGATCTGGAAGCAGTGATCCGGTTCATCGGAAACGATAAACCTGTACATCTTGTCGCTCATGACTGGGGATCTTTGATCAGTTGGGCATTTGTTGCTGACGAGCAAAGATCGGTTTGGATAAAATCCTATACTGCTATGGGCGGACCGCATCCGGTATTAGGGAAGAGGAGCGCTTTTCAAATGGCTTTTTCCGGAAATCCGATCTCTTTGTACAAGGCACTTTCTCAACTTAAAAGATCTTGGTACATTCTATATTTCCAAATTCCTTTCGTTCCTGAATGGATCTGGAGGACTTTCAGTAAATTTTTCTGGAAGTATACGATGAATTCCGGAGGCGTTCCTAAGAATGATATCCTTAGAAATAAATCCAAGGAAGAGATTGTAGCGACCACCGTCTCCAATGTGAATTTGTATAGAGAGTTGCTTAGAGGGGAAACGTATCCGGAGCCGAAACATATCAAGGTGCCGGTCCAAGTTCTAATTCCGCTCAAAGATTTTGCGATCCGACCGGAGTTATATAGACTTCATGAAAGGATTTGCGATTCCTATCGAGAATATACGTACGATAGCAATCACTGGATCCAAAGAACGATCCCTGATGTGGTCAGTGAAAAAATCAGAGAATTTGTGTGGGAGATCGGCTGA
- a CDS encoding LA_0991 family prenyltransferase-like protein encodes MRKVLENKLWFYVHVLSLDICLGVLGSGALATVVTGAKMKTVWWLLLPLSVWVIYTLDHLLDGKKVGENSINPRHKFHYDHSRILTILCAIATIIAAVLAFLLLREIVLLGGVLLATLAVLHLGIARWGKIRFGKEFSVALIYTLGVWFGPILLVGFRSWTVPLLLFLFFLGTTLNLVMNSLMEAELDAKEGQVYLLGVLSPKLAKEWVLRLSLLGFLGALVLAGGIRKWAPGTSVSASLVIALICAVPGGILRYADQFQDSQKYRILGEGVYILGLVPWFLNSF; translated from the coding sequence ATGCGAAAGGTTTTAGAAAACAAACTTTGGTTTTATGTTCATGTACTTAGTTTGGATATATGTCTTGGCGTTTTGGGTTCCGGCGCCTTAGCCACAGTAGTAACCGGTGCCAAGATGAAAACGGTATGGTGGCTCCTTCTTCCTTTAAGCGTTTGGGTCATCTATACCTTGGACCATTTACTGGATGGAAAAAAGGTGGGAGAAAATTCCATCAACCCGCGTCATAAATTCCACTACGATCATTCTAGAATTTTAACGATACTTTGTGCTATCGCAACAATTATCGCCGCAGTTCTTGCATTTCTGTTATTGAGAGAGATTGTTTTATTAGGTGGAGTCTTATTGGCAACCTTAGCAGTGCTTCATTTAGGAATTGCTCGATGGGGAAAAATACGTTTCGGAAAAGAATTCTCCGTGGCATTGATCTATACCCTAGGAGTTTGGTTCGGTCCCATATTACTTGTAGGGTTTCGTTCCTGGACCGTTCCCCTACTTCTATTCTTATTCTTCTTAGGTACGACTTTAAATCTAGTCATGAATTCTCTCATGGAAGCGGAGTTGGACGCCAAGGAAGGCCAGGTCTATCTATTGGGAGTTCTTTCTCCCAAACTTGCTAAGGAATGGGTATTACGATTGTCCTTGCTCGGATTTCTGGGCGCCTTAGTATTGGCCGGCGGAATACGGAAATGGGCGCCGGGTACATCGGTTTCGGCCTCTTTAGTGATCGCCCTAATTTGTGCCGTTCCCGGAGGGATCCTGCGTTACGCGGACCAATTCCAAGATTCTCAAAAGTATAGGATTTTAGGAGAAGGGGTTTATATCTTGGGCTTGGTCCCTTGGTTTTTAAATTCCTTTTAA
- a CDS encoding mechanosensitive ion channel family protein, with the protein MDTILETNWLLGVISVISGILLGYLFGGFIVPRLAKTLTKDQLDTGHPLYTALLSLVRFSFFIFGLYTALRFLKLESSTDEKISLYLKVFGILAFTFSFARVGSGAFTLYSSKAEGLLPSASILNNIVRMLILLTGGLVALQTLGISVTPALTALGVGGLAFALGLQETLSNLFAGLGVLLGKKVSVGDYISLETGEEGLVEDINWRTTSLKKRNGSRIIIPNAKMSKTTYTNYSLTNTGLWTELEIGIPKEGNLDKLESILIQAANFSLAQIYGKGGYNESKISFRYVSFGPSNIDLVIYIPLKNVDDSGQIKSIFIKSLHSQFRSEGIDNISAKAVK; encoded by the coding sequence ATGGACACGATTTTAGAAACGAATTGGTTGCTCGGAGTAATTTCGGTTATTTCCGGAATTCTTTTGGGTTATCTTTTCGGCGGATTCATCGTTCCAAGGCTTGCAAAAACTCTTACTAAAGACCAGTTAGACACCGGTCATCCTCTATATACCGCACTTCTTTCACTAGTTCGATTTTCCTTTTTTATTTTTGGATTATATACCGCTCTTCGATTCTTAAAATTAGAATCTTCTACGGATGAAAAAATTTCTCTTTATCTGAAGGTATTCGGCATCTTAGCATTCACGTTTTCTTTTGCAAGAGTAGGTTCCGGAGCTTTTACTTTATATTCTTCAAAGGCAGAAGGACTTCTCCCCTCGGCATCCATACTGAATAATATTGTTCGGATGCTAATCTTACTCACAGGAGGTTTGGTCGCATTACAAACGCTCGGGATCTCCGTTACTCCTGCTTTAACTGCATTAGGGGTGGGAGGTCTTGCATTTGCGTTAGGTTTGCAGGAAACTCTTTCCAATTTGTTTGCAGGACTTGGGGTTTTACTCGGTAAAAAAGTATCCGTAGGAGATTATATTTCTTTAGAAACCGGAGAAGAAGGCCTAGTAGAAGATATCAACTGGAGAACTACTTCTCTCAAAAAAAGGAACGGAAGCAGGATCATTATTCCGAATGCAAAGATGTCCAAGACCACGTACACGAACTATAGCCTTACAAATACAGGACTTTGGACCGAACTAGAGATAGGTATTCCTAAGGAAGGAAATTTGGATAAGTTGGAATCGATTCTTATACAAGCTGCGAACTTTTCATTAGCGCAAATCTATGGGAAAGGAGGTTATAACGAATCCAAAATTTCGTTTCGTTATGTTTCTTTCGGACCGTCTAATATCGATTTGGTGATCTACATTCCGCTAAAGAACGTAGATGACTCCGGGCAAATTAAATCCATTTTTATAAAATCCTTGCATTCCCAATTTAGATCAGAAGGAATCGATAACATATCCGCGAAAGCAGTAAAATAA
- a CDS encoding SDR family oxidoreductase, which produces MGDFFKDKVVWITGASSGIGESLVKEAARRGATLVLSSRREKELKRVRKENGLTNSNSMILPLDLEDYKKLGKAPAQVIKTFGKIDVLINNGGISQRSLAHETSLETYETLMKVNYFGNIALTLAVLPHMRARKQGWISTIASVAGLIGVPLRTGYSSTKFALTGFYEALRAENTKENLKVTLVYPGFVKTNISHNALKGDGTPQKKMDKVIENGIDADECAKRILDAIENEDLQVIIAGGKEKFGLFLRHYFPKFFAKFLSKTAVT; this is translated from the coding sequence ATGGGAGACTTTTTCAAAGACAAAGTCGTTTGGATTACAGGAGCTTCTTCCGGAATCGGTGAATCTTTAGTAAAGGAAGCCGCGAGAAGAGGAGCGACTTTGGTTCTTTCTTCCAGAAGAGAAAAAGAATTAAAAAGGGTCCGCAAGGAGAACGGACTAACGAATTCAAACAGCATGATCCTTCCTTTGGACCTGGAGGATTATAAAAAATTAGGAAAGGCCCCGGCTCAAGTCATCAAAACTTTCGGAAAGATTGATGTGCTTATCAACAACGGCGGGATCAGCCAACGTTCCTTGGCTCATGAAACTTCCCTTGAGACTTATGAAACCTTGATGAAGGTTAATTATTTCGGAAATATTGCCCTTACACTTGCGGTACTTCCGCACATGAGAGCGAGGAAACAAGGATGGATTTCCACGATCGCGAGTGTTGCAGGACTCATAGGGGTTCCATTGAGAACCGGATATTCGTCCACCAAATTTGCGTTAACCGGTTTTTACGAGGCTCTTAGAGCCGAAAATACGAAAGAGAATCTGAAAGTTACCTTGGTATATCCGGGTTTCGTAAAGACCAATATTTCGCATAACGCACTCAAAGGAGACGGAACTCCTCAGAAAAAAATGGACAAAGTGATCGAGAATGGGATCGATGCGGACGAATGTGCAAAAAGGATCCTGGACGCGATCGAGAACGAGGACCTACAAGTGATCATTGCAGGTGGAAAAGAGAAATTCGGTCTATTTTTAAGACATTATTTTCCTAAGTTTTTCGCGAAATTTTTGTCTAAGACGGCAGTCACCTGA
- the ddpX gene encoding D-alanyl-D-alanine dipeptidase: MRVRSFGPILLLLNFFYCQKSPVPNLEEVKPSLRIEKGLVNIKDIDPNIEIDLRYSTSNNFTGSVIYPFQTCLLRKETAEKLKAANSEFQSYGYRIKIWDGYRPPYAQKILWEKVPNPRYVGNPTKGGSVHNRGGAVDLTLIDSRGKELEMPSAYDEFTYKASPFRKDLEPVVSKNLEVLVGILTKHGFKQISSEWWHYNDGDAKVYPLVEVDPKLWEK, from the coding sequence ATGAGAGTCCGCAGTTTCGGTCCGATCTTACTTCTGCTTAACTTCTTCTATTGCCAAAAATCTCCTGTCCCAAATTTAGAAGAAGTTAAACCTTCCTTAAGGATCGAAAAAGGATTAGTGAACATAAAAGATATAGATCCGAATATAGAGATCGATCTACGTTATTCTACTTCGAATAATTTTACCGGCTCAGTTATCTATCCTTTCCAAACTTGTTTACTTAGAAAAGAGACTGCAGAAAAATTGAAGGCTGCCAACTCCGAATTCCAAAGTTATGGATACAGGATTAAGATCTGGGACGGCTATCGCCCTCCGTATGCACAAAAGATCTTATGGGAGAAAGTTCCAAATCCAAGATACGTAGGAAATCCTACTAAAGGAGGCTCCGTTCATAATCGAGGTGGAGCAGTTGATCTCACACTTATAGATTCGAGAGGAAAAGAATTGGAAATGCCAAGCGCTTACGACGAATTCACATACAAAGCTTCTCCCTTTCGCAAAGACTTGGAACCGGTTGTTTCTAAAAATCTGGAGGTTCTTGTTGGAATTCTGACAAAGCATGGATTTAAACAGATCAGTTCCGAATGGTGGCATTATAACGACGGGGATGCAAAAGTTTATCCCTTAGTAGAGGTGGATCCGAAACTTTGGGAGAAATGA
- a CDS encoding C40 family peptidase, which translates to MILNGVQKILVLWKEKVLPNLGSLSFLIIPFFALVLVADQAKSFSEKEVQNYFSETWKLEIDPKSNLELFKEAQRWIGTPHKDNSKNESGIDCSSLAAKLVQKAYSKTITGSSESISKQVKKIPESDLQEGDLVFFNIYGEKISHVGVYLKDRKFVHASVVKGVTVNSLDENYYKTRFVFAGRL; encoded by the coding sequence ATGATCTTGAACGGAGTCCAAAAAATTCTAGTTTTATGGAAAGAGAAAGTTCTTCCAAATTTAGGATCGCTTTCTTTTTTGATCATACCTTTTTTCGCTTTGGTCCTCGTCGCAGACCAGGCAAAATCATTTTCTGAGAAGGAAGTCCAAAATTACTTTTCCGAAACTTGGAAATTAGAGATCGATCCCAAAAGTAATTTGGAATTGTTTAAGGAAGCCCAACGTTGGATCGGCACTCCTCATAAAGACAACAGCAAAAACGAGTCCGGGATAGACTGCTCCAGTCTTGCCGCCAAGTTGGTGCAAAAAGCGTATTCCAAAACGATCACAGGGTCTTCCGAAAGCATTTCCAAACAGGTTAAAAAAATACCCGAATCCGATCTGCAAGAGGGAGATTTAGTATTTTTTAATATATACGGCGAGAAGATCAGCCACGTTGGAGTCTATCTTAAAGATAGAAAGTTTGTACACGCTTCTGTGGTCAAAGGTGTAACCGTCAATTCTTTGGATGAGAACTATTACAAAACTAGATTCGTATTTGCCGGAAGACTATAG